From a region of the Candidatus Rhabdochlamydia porcellionis genome:
- a CDS encoding CT253 family lipoprotein, protein MPRALFFALFLVTGCNLNLIPQEENKQQIQVTLKPVVAIAPVIDSTEEDSFWSLSDEFTYCITHQLAQKNHLSLINLDKTRTTTQQPVLNQNPFGQDISWLKKAFSHHGFIVFLELVEHNEMVRQDDKQTIDSKKCSAELLMTMRVRILDLRKNEPKVVLQELVHESHFIPRPFTRSNFQQEKWGHEMFTISPMGLAHSQFIKHICNRLEDYILIASHND, encoded by the coding sequence TTGAATCTAATTCCTCAAGAAGAAAACAAGCAACAAATACAAGTAACGTTAAAACCTGTTGTAGCCATTGCTCCTGTCATTGATAGCACCGAAGAAGATAGTTTTTGGAGCCTATCCGATGAATTCACTTATTGCATTACCCATCAGCTTGCGCAAAAAAATCACCTTTCTTTAATAAATCTTGATAAAACCCGTACAACTACTCAACAACCCGTCTTAAACCAAAATCCTTTTGGACAAGACATTAGCTGGCTTAAAAAGGCATTTTCTCATCATGGATTTATCGTGTTTCTCGAACTTGTGGAACACAACGAAATGGTAAGGCAAGATGATAAACAAACTATTGATTCTAAAAAGTGCTCTGCTGAACTTTTAATGACTATGCGAGTACGTATTTTGGATTTGCGAAAAAATGAGCCTAAAGTAGTTTTACAAGAACTAGTACATGAATCTCATTTCATTCCTAGACCCTTTACACGTAGTAATTTCCAACAAGAAAAATGGGGTCATGAAATGTTTACCATTTCTCCTATGGGTCTTGCACATTCACAATTTATCAAACACATCTGCAATCGTCTTGAAGATTATATTCTTATAGCATCTCATAACGATTAA
- a CDS encoding CPBP family intramembrane glutamic endopeptidase translates to MLTSSISSDYLTTILLFGILGLFTLFTAKSRGFFHDRSCANVPFSLAQLLSVFVIYLCMTLLGLPILITLSKLIYQIIEPENPLPVFILSWLQLFIITVTFFLIRAVLSSHNRTIWKHIWKKPNCNQSLAQDIGMGILTWLISFPVVIAVGQLFDFILYLFSHLETYEQVAVRYLKKSIYSSSQLIPALIMITLAAPIIEELLFRGCLQSYLKRYTKKSLAIVFSSLCFSAFHFSFSQGIGNVSLLLSLFVFALFLGFIYERQGSLFASISLHMTLNIVSVARILLSPME, encoded by the coding sequence ATGTTAACTTCTTCTATAAGCAGCGACTATTTGACAACGATCCTGTTATTTGGAATCCTTGGGTTATTTACTCTATTTACTGCCAAGTCACGTGGATTTTTTCATGATCGATCTTGTGCAAATGTTCCTTTTTCTTTAGCTCAACTTCTAAGTGTCTTTGTCATCTATTTATGCATGACCCTCTTAGGGCTGCCTATTTTAATTACTTTATCTAAGCTGATCTACCAGATAATAGAGCCAGAGAATCCTCTTCCTGTATTTATATTAAGCTGGCTACAACTTTTTATCATAACAGTTACTTTCTTCTTAATTCGAGCTGTTTTATCTAGCCACAATAGAACTATTTGGAAGCATATTTGGAAAAAACCAAACTGTAATCAATCTTTAGCACAAGATATAGGAATGGGTATATTAACATGGCTAATCAGCTTTCCCGTTGTTATTGCAGTAGGTCAGTTGTTTGACTTTATCCTTTATCTTTTTTCTCACTTAGAAACCTATGAACAAGTAGCTGTTCGATATCTTAAAAAATCTATCTATTCCTCTTCTCAACTCATACCTGCTTTAATTATGATCACGCTTGCTGCACCAATTATTGAAGAGCTGCTTTTTCGAGGATGTTTGCAGTCTTATTTAAAAAGATATACAAAAAAAAGCTTGGCAATTGTCTTTTCTTCTCTTTGTTTTTCTGCCTTTCATTTCTCATTTAGCCAAGGAATTGGTAATGTTTCTTTGCTGCTCTCTTTATTTGTGTTTGCTCTTTTCTTGGGATTTATCTATGAACGTCAAGGTTCTTTATTTGCATCGATTAGTCTACATATGACTTTAAACATAGTAAGTGTAGCCCGTATCCTTCTATCTCCCATGGAATAA
- a CDS encoding protein phosphatase 2C domain-containing protein: MICTKKEREDREKMATTRRDVQSFGISDIGLSRANNEDAWKEIPEKRFYALADGMGGHNAGEVASYTAVESICSSIQELPSIESIQELLKHMKKAVHQANKTVLQKAKQAKEYKGMGTTLCCFMLFDDYLVYAHVGDSRLYRIRSRIEQLTKDHKMRHIQWGRPSDSSKHTRPLLFRNVITRAIGTHIEVEPDVGSYSVQPGDIYLLCSDGLSNLVNDEVIHSILKLPCSLEIRGNHLLQKALKNGGHDNITLLLVNIL, from the coding sequence ATGATATGTACCAAAAAAGAAAGAGAGGATCGAGAAAAAATGGCAACTACTCGCCGTGATGTTCAGAGCTTTGGTATTTCTGATATAGGACTTTCACGCGCCAATAATGAAGATGCATGGAAAGAAATTCCAGAAAAGCGTTTTTATGCTTTAGCAGATGGTATGGGTGGTCATAATGCAGGTGAAGTAGCCTCTTATACCGCAGTAGAGAGCATTTGCTCCTCTATTCAAGAACTACCTAGTATAGAATCTATTCAAGAACTTTTGAAGCATATGAAAAAAGCTGTCCACCAAGCGAATAAAACAGTCTTACAAAAAGCAAAGCAAGCTAAAGAGTATAAAGGAATGGGAACTACTCTTTGTTGTTTTATGTTATTTGATGACTATTTGGTCTATGCTCACGTAGGAGATAGTCGGTTATATCGCATACGTAGCCGCATTGAGCAATTAACCAAAGATCATAAAATGCGTCATATTCAATGGGGACGACCATCTGATAGCTCTAAACACACTCGCCCTTTATTATTCCGCAATGTAATTACACGTGCCATTGGAACTCATATAGAAGTAGAACCAGATGTAGGAAGTTATAGTGTACAACCAGGTGATATCTATCTTTTATGCAGTGATGGTCTCTCTAATTTAGTCAATGATGAAGTTATACATAGCATCTTAAAACTCCCTTGTTCTTTAGAGATAAGAGGAAACCATCTATTGCAAAAAGCTTTAAAAAATGGAGGACACGACAATATTACTTTATTGTTAGTAAATATTCTATGA
- a CDS encoding cysteine desulfurase family protein, which yields MISTAIYLDNNATTPIAQESLDALIQECAEPVGNPSSIHCFGQAAKKRLQSYRDIIANYLTVPSDQIIFTSGGTESMNLLIYGMLENRLNAHVITSDVEHACIYNNLTMLQKRGTHVSFLQAGLHGAVHPDQIEKAILPSTRMIILSAVNSETGVKTDIEAIAQIAKKSDIAFIVDAVALLGKEKFSIPSGVSAMGFSGHKLHAPKGVGCIFIRPELALYPFITGGGQEFNRRSGTQNLGGIAAMAAAVECLYEHLPSATEKMATLRDRLEAYLIEQAAPVIINGSGKRICNTSNLCFPDVQGEDLIIALDMKGIAISHGSACSSGALEPSRILVNMGISHPFARSSIRISLSRMTTEEEIKSASLLIAKTIKDLRS from the coding sequence ATGATTAGCACCGCTATTTACTTAGACAATAACGCAACTACTCCAATTGCACAAGAATCTTTAGATGCTCTTATTCAAGAGTGCGCAGAACCTGTAGGAAACCCTTCCTCTATCCACTGCTTTGGACAAGCAGCTAAAAAAAGATTACAAAGCTATAGAGATATCATTGCTAACTATCTCACAGTTCCATCTGATCAGATTATCTTTACATCAGGTGGCACAGAATCCATGAATCTTTTGATCTATGGCATGTTAGAAAATAGGCTAAATGCACACGTCATTACTTCTGATGTAGAACACGCTTGTATTTATAACAATTTGACTATGTTGCAAAAAAGAGGCACTCACGTGTCTTTTTTGCAAGCTGGATTACATGGCGCTGTTCATCCAGATCAAATTGAAAAAGCAATCCTTCCTTCAACACGCATGATTATCCTCTCAGCTGTAAATAGTGAAACAGGAGTAAAAACCGATATAGAGGCAATTGCTCAAATAGCAAAAAAAAGCGACATTGCTTTCATCGTTGATGCAGTAGCTCTTCTAGGAAAAGAAAAATTTTCTATTCCCAGTGGCGTTTCTGCTATGGGATTTTCTGGACATAAATTGCATGCTCCTAAGGGAGTAGGTTGTATTTTTATACGTCCAGAATTAGCCTTATACCCTTTTATTACAGGAGGGGGTCAAGAATTCAATCGACGCTCTGGCACACAAAACCTAGGTGGGATTGCCGCAATGGCCGCTGCTGTAGAATGCCTATATGAGCATCTACCCTCTGCTACAGAAAAAATGGCTACATTAAGAGATCGATTAGAGGCTTATCTTATAGAACAAGCAGCTCCTGTTATCATTAATGGCTCTGGGAAAAGGATCTGCAATACAAGCAACCTTTGCTTTCCTGACGTTCAAGGAGAAGATCTGATTATTGCACTGGATATGAAGGGTATTGCAATAAGTCATGGATCTGCTTGTTCATCTGGAGCTCTAGAGCCTTCTCGTATTCTTGTAAATATGGGGATTTCTCATCCATTTGCTCGATCTTCTATTCGGATTTCCTTGTCTCGTATGACTACAGAGGAAGAGATCAAATCAGCAAGCTTACTCATTGCTAAAACAATTAAAGATCTTCGTTCTTAA
- a CDS encoding hemolysin family protein, with translation MQSWKFFFFLTLLCLVVQGFFSMTEMACVSFNKVRLQYYVSKKKKSALWLNYLLNHPALLFGATLIGVNTALFFGSECSRRFYDAIGLNPDFAPLSQIMLVLIFAEITPMSLGRRYAECMGLFGVPFLYFFSLLLRPIIFILDLFCRWINYLIGNPISSTAYLSREELQNAIEERQSPPSDHTNKQELNTIVANIFSLKAKIAKDITQPLTQIPLVPAFCTIKELRRFIEGKQIVFVPIYHRHPQNIIAVAYLRDLLRIPENKRIKDYARSPWFIAQTTSVLDILKQFRHNNQSLAIVLDRKGLAKGVLTLDSIVHEIFGKSSIWESFSDILPNAFHVVLDRSFPAQMRLDEFNKQFGVHLSYQNAETLGEIVVKALNHNPSPGDSVRIDRFELTVDEISFLAIKTVLVKTIS, from the coding sequence ATGCAATCTTGGAAGTTTTTTTTCTTTCTTACTCTTCTTTGTCTAGTTGTACAAGGATTTTTTTCTATGACGGAAATGGCTTGTGTTTCTTTTAATAAAGTGCGCTTGCAATACTATGTTAGTAAAAAGAAAAAAAGTGCTCTTTGGTTAAATTATTTGTTAAATCATCCTGCTCTTTTATTTGGAGCAACACTTATTGGAGTAAATACCGCTTTATTTTTTGGTTCAGAATGCTCTCGTCGTTTTTATGATGCTATTGGCTTAAATCCTGATTTTGCTCCTCTATCGCAAATCATGCTTGTTTTAATTTTTGCAGAGATTACCCCCATGTCTTTAGGTAGACGTTATGCAGAGTGTATGGGATTATTTGGGGTGCCTTTTTTGTACTTTTTTTCTTTATTATTACGTCCTATCATCTTTATTTTAGATCTGTTTTGTAGGTGGATTAATTATTTAATAGGAAACCCTATCTCTTCTACGGCTTATCTTTCTCGTGAAGAGTTGCAAAATGCTATTGAAGAGAGACAAAGCCCTCCTTCAGATCACACCAATAAGCAAGAATTAAATACAATTGTAGCAAACATTTTTTCTTTAAAAGCAAAAATAGCTAAGGATATCACTCAGCCTTTAACTCAAATACCACTTGTTCCAGCTTTTTGTACGATAAAAGAGCTGCGTCGTTTTATAGAAGGTAAACAAATAGTCTTTGTACCCATTTATCACCGTCATCCACAAAATATTATTGCAGTTGCTTACTTAAGAGATTTGCTTCGCATTCCTGAGAATAAACGAATAAAAGATTATGCAAGATCTCCTTGGTTTATTGCTCAAACAACCTCGGTTTTAGATATTTTAAAGCAATTTCGTCATAATAATCAGAGCTTAGCTATTGTATTAGATCGTAAAGGCTTAGCTAAAGGAGTTTTAACCTTGGATTCCATTGTACATGAAATTTTTGGAAAATCTTCTATCTGGGAATCTTTTTCTGATATTTTGCCTAATGCTTTTCATGTGGTTTTAGACCGCAGTTTTCCTGCTCAAATGCGCCTTGATGAATTTAATAAACAGTTTGGCGTACATCTTTCCTATCAGAATGCAGAAACTTTAGGAGAAATAGTGGTGAAAGCTCTAAATCATAACCCTTCTCCAGGGGACAGCGTGCGGATTGATCGCTTTGAGTTGACTGTAGACGAGATTTCCTTTTTAGCCATTAAAACCGTATTGGTAAAAACCATTTCCTAG
- a CDS encoding hemolysin family protein has translation MSDSLGLAFATFLLVLLLLSSAFFSCSEVALFSLSSMKVKVFRADADQRKQLVAHLLSSPRDLIITILVLNVITNILFQNVISSLFGAFSAWILHIGLPLVLTLIFGEMIPKSIGLANNDAISYRVAPYIYRLQKFFLPIRKILVAITQFLMRLLFFFLKKESDISVDELEHALKASHRLGVLNEEETELIQGYLQLSESQVKELMRPRADILFFDLEEPLTKLVRIFVDQQCSRVPVCQKNLDSVIGIMTSQIYFLHKEKLHQPKDMIAILQKPFFVPEMTSAPMLLRQMLDRQEFLALVVDEYGSVSGLIALEDLVETVVGEIADARDEKADYTSSGKGIIIASGKLELSEFEKIFGIALPSINNMITLGGWLTEQIGDIPKAGFKHTAHGFLFHVLASDHKRVRRIYVRQLKVSSSKGSS, from the coding sequence ATGAGTGATTCTTTGGGATTAGCCTTTGCTACTTTTTTACTAGTATTGCTTCTTCTATCCTCTGCTTTTTTTTCCTGTTCAGAAGTAGCATTATTTTCTTTATCTTCAATGAAAGTCAAAGTTTTTAGAGCAGATGCAGATCAACGTAAACAATTGGTTGCTCACTTGCTCTCTTCTCCTCGTGATTTAATCATTACGATTCTGGTATTGAATGTAATTACCAATATTTTATTCCAGAATGTCATATCTAGTTTATTTGGCGCTTTTTCTGCGTGGATTTTACATATTGGCCTACCTCTTGTGTTAACCTTGATATTTGGTGAAATGATTCCTAAATCGATTGGTCTTGCCAATAATGATGCGATTTCCTACCGAGTGGCTCCTTATATTTATCGATTACAAAAGTTTTTTTTACCTATTAGAAAAATTTTAGTAGCTATTACACAATTTCTCATGAGATTATTATTTTTTTTCTTGAAAAAAGAGTCTGATATCTCAGTTGATGAATTAGAACATGCTTTAAAGGCATCTCATCGGTTAGGAGTGCTAAATGAAGAAGAAACAGAACTTATACAAGGTTATTTGCAATTAAGTGAATCCCAAGTCAAAGAATTGATGAGACCTAGAGCTGACATTCTATTCTTTGATTTGGAAGAGCCCTTAACAAAACTTGTACGTATATTTGTGGATCAACAATGTTCTCGAGTTCCTGTTTGTCAAAAGAATCTTGATTCTGTAATCGGCATTATGACTAGCCAAATCTATTTTCTTCACAAAGAAAAACTACATCAACCAAAAGATATGATAGCTATTTTACAAAAACCCTTTTTTGTCCCTGAAATGACATCAGCTCCTATGCTTTTAAGACAAATGCTTGATAGACAAGAATTTTTAGCTTTAGTAGTCGATGAGTATGGATCTGTATCAGGTTTAATTGCTTTGGAAGATTTGGTAGAAACAGTTGTTGGAGAGATTGCAGATGCAAGAGATGAAAAAGCTGATTATACTTCATCTGGTAAAGGCATTATCATTGCAAGTGGCAAACTAGAACTCTCTGAATTTGAAAAGATCTTTGGGATAGCTCTACCAAGTATAAATAACATGATTACTTTGGGCGGTTGGTTAACAGAGCAAATAGGAGACATTCCTAAAGCAGGATTTAAACACACGGCGCATGGTTTTTTATTTCATGTATTAGCCTCAGATCATAAACGTGTGCGTCGCATATATGTAAGACAACTAAAGGTATCTTCTTCAAAAGGAAGCTCTTGA